In Solanum lycopersicum chromosome 5, SLM_r2.1, the following are encoded in one genomic region:
- the LOC101257770 gene encoding homeobox-leucine zipper protein ATHB-6, producing the protein MKRVRSNDSLGAPLISMCQNTADEENNWNNHAYSRDFQIQSMLESLDDDEATTYVEESGVGSEKKRRLRVDQVKALEKNFEVDNKLEPERKVKLAQELGLQPRQVAIWFQNRRARWKTKQLERDYNVLKANFDSLKHNYESIQHDNEALLKEINELKSKLHGGNSEIKIAVKEEAFDSESDDKRTEQSNQCNNSNTELNFDTIIMNPSINFTDFKDGSSDSDSSAILNEDNAVISSGAFLIKSGSGSGSSSPDSNSSLNCFQFLESNEVNFSSSQFVKLEEHNFFNGEESCSTLLFTDEQAPTLHWYCPDDWN; encoded by the exons ATGAAGAGAGTTCGTAGCAATGATTCATTGGGTGCACCATTGATCTCCATGTGTCAAAATACTGCAG aTGAGGAGAATAATTGGAACAACCATGCTTATTCAAGGGACTTTCAAATTCAATCCATGTTAGAAAGTTTAGATGATGATGAAGCCACCACCTATGTGGAAGAATCCGGTGTCGGATCGGAGAAAAAACGGCGGTTAAGGGTGGATCAAGTGAAGGCATTAGAGAAGAATTTTGAAGTGGATAACAAACTTGAACCTGAAAGGAAAGTGAAATTAGCTCAAGAACTAGGCCTTCAGCCGCGACAAGTAGCGATTTGGTTCCAAAACCGCCGTGCACGGTGGAAAACAAAGCAATTAGAGAGAGATTACAATGTTCTCAAAGCTAATTTTGATTCACTTAAACATAATTATGAATCTATCCAACATGACAATGAAGCTCTATTGAAAgag ATAAATGAGCTAAAATCAAAGCTACATGGAGGAAACAGTGAAATCAAAATTGCTGTAAAAGAAGAAGCTTTCGATTCCGAATCAGATGACAAAAGAACTGAACAGAGCAACCAATGCAACAATTCTAATACAGAGCTCAACTTTGATACAATAATTATGAATCCCTCAATTAATTTTACTGATTTCAAAGATGGATCATCAGATAGTGATTCAAGTGCAATATTGAACGAAGATAACGCTGTCATTTCATCTGGTGCTTTCTTGATTAAGTCAGGGTCGGGATCAGGATCATCATCTCCGGATTCTAATTCCTCGTTGAATTGTTTCCAGTTCTTGGAATCGAATGAGGTTAATTTTAGTTCATCACAGTTTGTGAAATTGGAGgagcataatttttttaatggcGAAGAATCTTGCAGTACACTGTTGTTCACAGATGAACAAGCTCCAACGCTACATTGGTATTGCCCAGATGATTGGAATTGA